The proteins below come from a single Triticum aestivum cultivar Chinese Spring chromosome 5D, IWGSC CS RefSeq v2.1, whole genome shotgun sequence genomic window:
- the LOC123124621 gene encoding probable phytol kinase 2, chloroplastic: protein MWPESPLLRDAGAAVLTGCVAMAVLRFWEEVGNRALLDQKLCRKLVHISVGLVYFLMWPLFSSDDVYAPFLASIVIALNIIKVTLIGSGVVKDDGVVNSMTRNGDYRELLKGPLYYACTITLTTVIFWRTSPISIAVICNLCAGDGVADIAGRRFGRVKLPHNPDKSYAGSIAMFFAGFIASILFMCYFHLFGFVEQSWTMVAAFCVTSLAAAIVESLPVSTLLDDNLTTSIASALVGGLVFYYVGGGGGAGSGVGSSILATAAMVFAGSS, encoded by the exons ATGTGGCCGGAGAGCCCGCTTCTCCGGGACGCCGGCGCTGCCGTGCTCACCGGATGCGTCGCCATGGCGGTGCTCCGCTTCTGGGAGGAGGTCGGCAACCGCGCCCTCTTGGACCAA AAACTCTGCAGGAAGCTGGTGCACATCAGTGTTGGGCTGGTATATTTCCTTATGTGGCCTTTGTTCAG TTCAGATGATGTCTATGCTCCATTTCTTGCTTCAATTGTCATTGCGCTCAATATCATAAAGGTAACCCTGATTGGATCTGGTGTAGTTAAAGATGACGGCGTGGTTAACTCAATGACAAGAAATGGAGACTATAG AGAGCTTCTCAAAGGCCCACTCTATTACGCGTGTACTATAACTCTCACTACCGTAATCTTTTGGCGGACGTCTCCCATTTCGATCGCTGTGATTTGCAACTTATGTGCGGGGGACG GTGTGGCTGACATAGCCGGGAGGCGGTTCGGGCGTGTGAAGCTCCCTCACAATCCCGACAAATCCTACGCCGGAAGCATCGCAATGTTCTTCGCCGGCTTCATCGCATCGATCCT TTTCATGTGCTACTTCCACCTTTTCGGGTTCGTGGAGCAGAGCTGGACCATGGTCGCTGCCTTCTGCGTCACCTCGCTTGCAGCGGCGATTGTCGAGTCACTCCCGGTCAGCACGCTCTTGGACGATAACCTGACAACTTCGATCGCGTCTGCGCTCGTCGGCGGCCTGGTTTTCTACTatgttggtggtggtggcggtgctgGAAGCGGCGTCGGGAGCAGCATCTTGGCGACAGCTGCGATGGTCTTTGCAGGCAGTAGCTAG